The proteins below are encoded in one region of Sphingobium sp. CR2-8:
- a CDS encoding oxidoreductase produces MTARVKVGLIGYGMAGRVFHAPLIRCAPTLELVAIATRRADEVAALDPAIGCVTQADLLADPSIDLVVIATPSATHAAIAADALNAGKHVVVDKPFALTLAQARDLARLADTRGRALTVFHNRRYDSDFLSIRAAIADGALGRVTHFESHFDRFRPEVRDRWREDGSPGSGVWFDLGPHLLDQALALFGRPMAVSADIVALRPGSASDDWAHVLLRYDGLRVVLHASLTAPGGETGGSPRFAVHGSTGSLVKRRLDPQEAQLIAGLRPGDEGWGVDPDPVELHDGIGGMTLRPAATGCQELFYAQLGRALTHGAPLPILLEEALAVQDVMEAAMVSARENRVVVLTPP; encoded by the coding sequence ATGACGGCACGGGTGAAGGTCGGCCTGATCGGCTATGGCATGGCCGGGCGCGTCTTTCATGCGCCGCTGATCCGCTGTGCGCCGACGCTGGAACTGGTGGCGATCGCGACCCGTCGGGCAGATGAGGTCGCGGCGCTCGACCCGGCGATCGGCTGCGTGACGCAGGCCGATCTGCTCGCCGATCCATCGATCGACCTTGTCGTGATTGCGACACCGAGTGCGACACATGCGGCGATTGCCGCAGATGCGCTGAACGCAGGCAAGCATGTGGTCGTCGACAAGCCGTTCGCCCTGACGCTGGCGCAGGCGCGCGATCTGGCGCGGCTGGCGGACACGCGTGGGCGCGCCCTGACGGTGTTTCACAATCGCCGCTATGACAGCGATTTTCTGAGCATCCGTGCGGCCATCGCGGACGGGGCGCTCGGCCGGGTGACTCATTTCGAGTCCCATTTCGATCGCTTTCGTCCAGAAGTGCGCGACCGCTGGCGTGAGGATGGATCGCCGGGGTCTGGCGTCTGGTTCGACCTGGGGCCGCATCTGCTGGATCAGGCGCTGGCCCTGTTCGGGCGACCGATGGCGGTGAGCGCCGATATCGTGGCGCTGCGCCCGGGATCGGCGTCCGACGATTGGGCGCACGTCCTGTTGCGCTATGACGGGCTGCGGGTTGTGCTGCACGCCAGCTTGACTGCGCCGGGCGGCGAAACGGGCGGCAGTCCCCGCTTTGCGGTCCATGGCAGCACGGGATCGCTCGTCAAGCGGCGGCTCGATCCGCAGGAAGCGCAGTTGATCGCGGGGCTGCGGCCCGGCGACGAAGGCTGGGGTGTCGATCCCGATCCAGTAGAACTTCATGACGGCATTGGCGGCATGACGCTGCGCCCGGCGGCGACCGGATGCCAGGAACTTTTCTATGCGCAGCTTGGGCGCGCGCTGACGCATGGCGCGCCATTGCCTATTCTGCTTGAAGAAGCGCTGGCGGTGCAGGACGTGATGGAAGCGGCGATGGTGTCGGCGCGCGAAAACCGGGTGGTGGTGCTGACGCCACCCTAA
- a CDS encoding carboxylesterase/lipase family protein has translation MALSLRALLIAVAAATPLASAKTDPVQPVVTLAEGAVRGVNKDGVVAFKGIPFAAPPVGALRWRAPQPVARWQGVRDASRYGHDCMQLPFPSDAAPLGTPPAEDCLFVNVWKPAAQTGKLPVMVWIYGGGFVNGGSSPPTYAGDGLARQGIMVVSFNYRLGRFGTFAHPALTKADEDKGLQANYGYMDQIAALRWVQRHIAAFGGDPANVTIVGESAGGMSVHALLTSPMAQGLFQKAVIQSGGPMPVGDATMAAAEKTGAAFARTKGIAPDDPSALAKLRALSADAIVDGLNLAALFAAGPRTHSSPIVDGRIAVDNLAAYRAGRFAKVPVMIGATSDDIGGPTGPMVAGARSMAQSFAHQGVPTYYYRFSYVAPSIRTAATKGAGHASEIPYFFDTVRAKYGAATTASDRAIGQLASGYLVNFVKTGNPNGADLSDWPRYDPAKAQLMDIGSGDTAAIIADR, from the coding sequence ATGGCCCTTTCTTTGCGCGCGCTGCTGATCGCCGTCGCCGCTGCAACACCGCTTGCCAGCGCGAAGACCGACCCTGTCCAGCCGGTCGTCACCCTAGCGGAGGGCGCGGTGCGCGGCGTAAACAAGGATGGCGTCGTCGCGTTCAAGGGCATCCCCTTCGCCGCGCCGCCGGTCGGCGCCTTGCGCTGGCGCGCGCCGCAACCCGTGGCGCGCTGGCAGGGCGTGCGCGACGCGAGCCGCTATGGCCATGACTGCATGCAGTTGCCCTTCCCCAGCGACGCCGCGCCGCTCGGCACCCCGCCGGCGGAAGATTGCCTGTTTGTGAATGTCTGGAAACCGGCGGCGCAGACCGGCAAGTTGCCGGTCATGGTGTGGATCTATGGCGGCGGCTTCGTCAATGGCGGATCGTCGCCGCCCACTTATGCCGGTGATGGGCTGGCGCGGCAGGGCATCATGGTCGTCAGTTTCAACTATCGGTTGGGGCGGTTCGGCACCTTCGCCCACCCTGCCCTGACGAAGGCGGATGAGGATAAGGGCCTGCAGGCCAATTATGGCTATATGGACCAGATCGCCGCGCTGCGCTGGGTGCAGCGGCATATCGCGGCCTTCGGCGGTGATCCCGCCAATGTCACTATCGTCGGCGAAAGCGCCGGCGGCATGTCGGTCCACGCGCTGCTGACGTCCCCCATGGCGCAAGGGCTGTTCCAAAAAGCGGTGATTCAATCTGGCGGTCCCATGCCGGTGGGCGACGCCACGATGGCGGCGGCGGAAAAGACCGGGGCCGCCTTCGCCCGGACAAAGGGAATAGCGCCCGATGATCCTTCGGCGCTGGCGAAGTTGCGGGCGTTGTCGGCGGATGCGATCGTTGACGGGCTCAATCTGGCGGCGCTGTTTGCGGCGGGACCGCGCACCCATAGCAGCCCGATCGTGGATGGACGGATCGCCGTCGACAATCTGGCGGCTTATCGGGCTGGGCGTTTCGCCAAGGTGCCGGTGATGATCGGCGCGACTAGTGACGATATCGGCGGACCGACCGGGCCGATGGTGGCGGGTGCGCGATCCATGGCGCAATCTTTCGCGCACCAGGGTGTGCCGACCTATTATTATCGTTTCTCCTATGTCGCGCCCTCGATACGGACCGCCGCGACGAAGGGGGCGGGACATGCCAGTGAAATCCCCTATTTCTTCGATACGGTCCGGGCAAAATATGGCGCGGCGACAACGGCGAGCGATCGCGCCATCGGGCAGCTGGCGAGCGGGTATCTCGTCAATTTCGTCAAGACCGGTAATCCGAACGGTGCCGACCTGTCTGATTGGCCACGGTATGATCCGGCAAAAGCACAGTTGATGGATATCGGCAGCGGCGACACAGCCGCCATCATTGCGGATCGCTGA